CATCTGATCGTCCTGCTGCTCGTCACCTTCTTTGCCACGTGTCGCGGCTTCTCCGGTCAGATTCGCGTGACGACCTGGAAACTTTCTGTTCCGTCGAATAACTCGCGGGGCGACTCATCAATCGAGGCCGAGGAAAAGCCGCTTCGAGATGCTGCGGCGACGTTGAGGAGGCTCGATCCCGATGTGGTCCTCTTGCAGGGTGTGCGCGACGCCCGGTCCTGCAATCGGCTCGCTGAACTCTTGAGACCGGTGCGGTATTACGTGCTTGTGTGTTCCGCGTTTCCGAGCGCGGCCACAGGCGGCGTTTCACGGGAACAAGTCGCCATTCTGTCCAAGCGGGCCGCGTTTGGCGCATGGGCCGAGAGTTGGAGGAAGGAGGGAACCGTCGAACCGCCAGGAGGCTTCGCGTTCGCAGCCATACGGTTTGACGAGGTGGACGTCGGTTTCTACGCAGTGCA
The window above is part of the Candidatus Angelobacter sp. genome. Proteins encoded here:
- a CDS encoding endonuclease/exonuclease/phosphatase family protein; translation: MRHLIVLLLVTFFATCRGFSGQIRVTTWKLSVPSNNSRGDSSIEAEEKPLRDAAATLRRLDPDVVLLQGVRDARSCNRLAELLRPVRYYVLVCSAFPSAATGGVSREQVAILSKRAAFGAWAESWRKEGTVEPPGGFAFAAIRFDEVDVGFYAVQMKDNQTRGNIERETQLNILKRELSARQLVRHVAAVDGKITNPERAFVIGGDFNTNPDQDLFVTESTFQSLKDAGFTNLFQNIPL